The DNA region GGAATAAATAATTCAATAATCCTGCTATAACAGAAGCTACAAACAGGACACTGCTGTGTTTTAAAAGTTCATTACTTTTAAAAAGCTTGATAAAATTCATAAAGTGATACATAAATTCCTGTTCCATGCTTAAATGTTGTTTAAACCTCAACTCCACATAATATAAGTAATATATAGATATATTATCTCTCAGCAACCCGATACCACATGAAGCAAAATAGTTAGTAACTATACGAACAATATTTATAGTTGGGCTAATATACAGAATAATATGACTAAAAATAAACCAGCAATTTCACTTCAAAATTTTACCTCAACCCAGCTGATGGAGTACGATGCCTGCACACGATGCGGTGAGTGCGTCAAATACTGTCCAACTTATGAAGGAAGAAATAAAGACCAGGCTATTGAACCCAGGGATAAAATATTGCGGTGGAGAAAATATGTCGATAGGAGCTATGGATTGAGAGCAAAACTTTTCGGACCTGCAAAGATACCGGATGAGGAATTGAAGAAATACACAGATGATCTGTATAACTGTACAGTATGCGGTATGTGCGGTACGGTATGCTGTGCGGGAATTAATACGGTCGAACTCTGGGAAGCAAATCGTGCAAACCTTGTAAAGCGCGGATTTGGCCCGTACGGTAAGCAGAGCCTGTTCCCAAAGCTGATCGGGGAAGGACACAATCCGTATATGAAGCAGCAAAAAGACCGCCTCGCCTGGATGACGCCTGATATCAGGATAGCCGGGAAATCTGATATTGCATATTTCATTGGCTGCACTGCAGGATACAACCAGCAGGTGCTCTGCGTCAGCACTGCAAGAATTTTGAACAAGCTCAATGTACCATTCATGGTTCTCGGAGAAGATGAATGGTGCTGCTCTTCAGCACTTATAAGGACCGGACAGCAGCATCTCGATGATGTTCCGAAAAAAGCTGCTTTACATAATATCGAGGCATTGAAAGCACGCGGCGCAAAAAGGGTGATATTCGCGTGCGCAGGATGCTTCAGGGCTTCAAAAATAGACTGGCCTCGCGCCTATGGGAAACCGCTGCCTTTTGAGTCGATCCATATGTCGCAGTTCCTCGCAGAACAGCTTGATGCCGGGAAGATTAAATGGGAAAAGAGTTTTGATAAAACCGTAACCTATCATGACCCATGCCACCTGGGAAGACATGTCGGCGTATTTGAGGAACCCAGGAAAGTCCTGAAAAGCATGCCTGGCATCAAACTTGTGGAAATGGAAAGGAATCGCAAAGAACAGAGATGCTGCGGCGCAGGCGGAGGCGTGAAAGCCGGTATCCCGGACCTTGCACTTGCTGTTGCTAAAGACCGGATGAATGATGCCAGGGCCACTGGTGCCCGGGTATTGATCAGCACATGCCCTTTTTGCAGGCGCAACCTGCTTGACGGAAGGGACGAACTGAAGATGGACCTGAACGTTGACGATCTTGTGGTTCTTACTGCAAACCTGATGGGTCTTTCCACAGATGTTAAACCACCTTTACCGGGTGCGCCAAAAGAGAGCATCAGCGATATGTTCAGGACACAGACCATACCTCCAAAACCGACTGAGCCAAAGAAAGAAGCCCCAAAGGAAGCACCAGGGAATACGAAATAAAACTAATTCACTTATCCGGAATTTCTGCCAGCTTCAATCCTGCCAGTCCCATTATAATAATAAATAACAGCAATGAAGCCGTATATCCGAATCCTGCTGATGATTTCAGTAATATTTTTGATGCAGCGATCAAAATAATAAAAATCACAACTGACACAAGCGCGAGTGTGATCTCCAGGGATTTTTTATTCATAGCACCACAAGTTTTGCATCAATTATACCTGAGACGGCTTTAATATCATCCAGTATCGCTTCATCTACTTCGCTATCGATGTTCAGCACCATAATAGCTTCACCTCCCGCCGTTATCCGGCCAACCTGCATTCCTGCGATATTGATCTTGTTCTTTCCAAGTATCATGCAGCACGGCCCGATGATGTTGGGGTGGTCTTCGTGTCTTGCAACTATCATATATTTTGAAGGAACCACATCGATCCGGTATTCGTCGATCTGAACTATGCGCGACTCTTTTCCAACGATGGTACCGCTTACGATTTTTTCTTCCCCTTTCTTCGTCAGTTTCACTGCGATCTGGCTGGAATATCCCTGATTCGTCTTGGATTTGCTTTCTATTATCTTTATCTTTCGCTCTTTTGCTATGGTCGGGGCATTTACGTAATTAACCCCGGGGCCAAGAACAGGTTCAAGCAGGCCTTTTAATACTGCAAGTGTTAAAGGCGCCACATTATGCTCTGCGATTTCACCGCAGTATGAAATTTCTACTTTTTCGTAATTGCTCCCGATAAGATACATACAGAGCTTCCCGATTTTCTCCGCAAGAGGGAAATATGGTTCAAGAACCTGCATGGCATCGGGTTTTATATATGGCATGTTGATGGCGTTTTTCACAGGGAGACCTTTCAGGGAATTGACTATCTGTTCGGCGACTGAGATGGCAACGTTGATCTGGGCTTCTTCTGTGGAAGCTCCAAGGTGCGGCGTCATAATAACGCGCTCAAGTTCGATAAGAGGGCTGTCAAAAGGCGGCTCTTTCACGAAAACATCGATCGCAGCACCGCTTACGATGCCATCTTTGATTGCTTTTGCAAGCGCTTCTTCATTAATGATGCCTCCTCTTGCGCAGTTTATAATGCGTGCCCCCTTCTTCATAACAGCGAAATCCTTTGTGCTGATAAGATCCTTTGTCTCTTTTGTGAGGGGTGTATGTACAGTAATATAATCTGCCCGTTTAACGATGTCTATGACAGTTGTAAGCTCAACACCAAGTTCATTAGCCCTCTCAGGAGAGATGAAAGGGTCATAAGCTAATATATTCATCTCCATTCCCTGGGCGCGTTTTGCGACTTCTGCCCCGATCCTTCCAAGTCCCACAACCCCGAGTGTTTTTCCCCTGACCTCAACACCCATGAATTTTTTCCTGTCCCATTTTTTGGCTTTCAGGGACGCATTTGCCTGAGGAATGTTCCTTGACATCGCCATCATCATGGCTACCGTATGCTCAGCTGCTGAAATGGTATTGCCCTCTGGCGCATTAACTACGATTATTCCCCGTTCCGTGGCTGCACTAACATCAATATTATCCACACCGACGCCGGCTCTCCCTATGATTTTTAATTTTTTGCCTGCATTTATGACATCTTTTGTAACCTGTGTTTCGCTGCGGACAATGAGGGCTTCATAATTACCGATCTTTGCGATCAGTTCATCGGGCTTAAGGCCGGTTGCAATATCAACATCAAATTCTTTTTTCAATATCTCGACACCCTGGTCGGATATGGGGTCGCTTACAAGTATCTTCAAGATTATCACCAGATAAATCGGTCTAATAAGACTATAAGCATTTCAGCTTTTCGTTAAAGCTTAGATATTTCAGCTTTGAAGGTTAAAAGAAAGCCATGTCAAATCCTCCAACAATCAGGGATGATGGAAAATCCGCAAGACCATTTGTTTTTATTAACGCGGCCATGAGCGCTGACGGGAAAATTGCCACAATTGAACGCAGGCAGACCCGGATATCAGGAAGCCTGGATTTTGACCGCATGGATGAACTCAGGGCATCAGCAGATGCCATTATGGTGGGAATCGGCACTGTGCTTTCTGATAATCCAAGCCTTACTGTGAAATCAAAAAACAGGAAGGAGAGGAGGCTTGCCACAGGACTTTCGGAAAATCCTATCAGAATAGTTGTTGACAGCCTGGCAAGAACACCGGTTGATGCGGATATCTTTAAAAAGGGTGAAGGCAAACGCTTAATCGCTGTTTCCGAAAGTGCGCCTGCCGAAAAAATCCGGAGGCTTTCAAAGCTTGCCGACATAATTTGTATCGGGAAAAAGGACGTTGATCTTGCCAGGCTTCTTTTTGAATTGAAGAACCGGGGTATCAACCGCCTTATGGTCGAAGGGGGCGCGACCCTCAACTGGGGGTTGATTTCAAATGGGCTTGTGGATAAGATATATACTTTTGTCGGGAATATCATAATCGGAGGCAAAACAGCCCCGACACTGGTGGATGGTGAAGGATACGCATCTGGTTTTTGCAGGCTTGCCCTTATATCCTGCGAGAAAATGGGAGATGGGATTCTTATAAAATGGAAAGTCATTTTGTAGAGTAGTAACCTTTAATATCATTTACGTCAATTGTAAACACATGGTTAAGCTCGATCAAATCAACATTTCAAATGACGGCCTCACTAAATTTTTCAGTCCCATAGAGGCTGCAATACTCCGGGCATTGTGGAGTGAAGGGGAAATGACCACCTCAGAGCTAACAGGAAAGACAAATATCCCGTTGACGAGTGTTGCAGGAACTCTTGACAGGCTTGTGAAGGCAGGATATACAACGCGGCGAACTGAAATGGTTAATGGAAGAGTAAGATATGTTTATGAACCGGTCCTTTCAGAAGAAGAAGCGGCCAGCGAGATCACAACAAAAATACTTGACAGCCTGGTACAGGCATTCGGCCCTGTTGCGGTTGAAAACTTTTCAAAATACAGTGATAAAAAATGAATCTATTCGGTGAAATAAGCTGTTATGGGCAGTGCTTAGGATCATGGGCACCAATTGTAGCTTTTATTGTTATAATATCAATAACATCAATAGCAACGAGCTTGATGTTAAAGGACCCGAAAAAAAGGCTTCAAACATTTGCTTTTGCGCAGGTTTCGGGGCTAATTGGCGTAGCCTTAACATATTATCTCATGAATTGCAGTGAGATGCTGTCAATGTATCTCTTTTTAGCTTATGTGGCTATTTCCACAATCCTGATATTTTGTACGCTGCGTTATTATGACAGGCTGATGATAAAACGACTTGAAGCAAAACCCGCAGGAAGCATTTTGAAATGGACACAGGAATATGTGGATAAGCTTACATCTGCAAAAGTTTATTATTTTGATTCCGCGGTTCCAAAAGCATTTGCAGCAGGACGTTCGATTTTCATATCAATAGGACTTCTAGAAATATTGGATGATAATGAATTGAAGGCCGTACTGGCGCATGAATCATGGCATATACGGCATAATTCCAGAATGCCATTTCTTTCGCGGTTTGCATTAATGGCATTTTCATCCTCCTCCGAGCCTGAAATTGAAGATCAGGCAGATCGTTTTGCAGCCAGGATCGCAGGACGTGCGGCACTTTTTTCTGCGCGAAATAAGGTTGATAAAGTATTTATCTAAGAAAATATAAGGTAGATAAAGTATTTATTTAAGAAAATATAAGGATGATAGAATATGTGGCTTAAATTAAGATTGTATTTAATAATGGCAGTATTGTTTGCCATAATCTATGGACTTGTG from Candidatus Methanoperedens sp. includes:
- a CDS encoding (Fe-S)-binding protein; protein product: MTKNKPAISLQNFTSTQLMEYDACTRCGECVKYCPTYEGRNKDQAIEPRDKILRWRKYVDRSYGLRAKLFGPAKIPDEELKKYTDDLYNCTVCGMCGTVCCAGINTVELWEANRANLVKRGFGPYGKQSLFPKLIGEGHNPYMKQQKDRLAWMTPDIRIAGKSDIAYFIGCTAGYNQQVLCVSTARILNKLNVPFMVLGEDEWCCSSALIRTGQQHLDDVPKKAALHNIEALKARGAKRVIFACAGCFRASKIDWPRAYGKPLPFESIHMSQFLAEQLDAGKIKWEKSFDKTVTYHDPCHLGRHVGVFEEPRKVLKSMPGIKLVEMERNRKEQRCCGAGGGVKAGIPDLALAVAKDRMNDARATGARVLISTCPFCRRNLLDGRDELKMDLNVDDLVVLTANLMGLSTDVKPPLPGAPKESISDMFRTQTIPPKPTEPKKEAPKEAPGNTK
- a CDS encoding phosphoglycerate dehydrogenase is translated as MKILVSDPISDQGVEILKKEFDVDIATGLKPDELIAKIGNYEALIVRSETQVTKDVINAGKKLKIIGRAGVGVDNIDVSAATERGIIVVNAPEGNTISAAEHTVAMMMAMSRNIPQANASLKAKKWDRKKFMGVEVRGKTLGVVGLGRIGAEVAKRAQGMEMNILAYDPFISPERANELGVELTTVIDIVKRADYITVHTPLTKETKDLISTKDFAVMKKGARIINCARGGIINEEALAKAIKDGIVSGAAIDVFVKEPPFDSPLIELERVIMTPHLGASTEEAQINVAISVAEQIVNSLKGLPVKNAINMPYIKPDAMQVLEPYFPLAEKIGKLCMYLIGSNYEKVEISYCGEIAEHNVAPLTLAVLKGLLEPVLGPGVNYVNAPTIAKERKIKIIESKSKTNQGYSSQIAVKLTKKGEEKIVSGTIVGKESRIVQIDEYRIDVVPSKYMIVARHEDHPNIIGPCCMILGKNKINIAGMQVGRITAGGEAIMVLNIDSEVDEAILDDIKAVSGIIDAKLVVL
- a CDS encoding 2,5-diamino-6-(ribosylamino)-4(3H)-pyrimidinone 5'-phosphate reductase, with translation MSNPPTIRDDGKSARPFVFINAAMSADGKIATIERRQTRISGSLDFDRMDELRASADAIMVGIGTVLSDNPSLTVKSKNRKERRLATGLSENPIRIVVDSLARTPVDADIFKKGEGKRLIAVSESAPAEKIRRLSKLADIICIGKKDVDLARLLFELKNRGINRLMVEGGATLNWGLISNGLVDKIYTFVGNIIIGGKTAPTLVDGEGYASGFCRLALISCEKMGDGILIKWKVIL
- a CDS encoding MarR family transcriptional regulator; the protein is MVKLDQINISNDGLTKFFSPIEAAILRALWSEGEMTTSELTGKTNIPLTSVAGTLDRLVKAGYTTRRTEMVNGRVRYVYEPVLSEEEAASEITTKILDSLVQAFGPVAVENFSKYSDKK